The genomic interval AGATCACCAGCATTCCGATCTTCCACGACGATCAGCACGGTACCGCCATTATCTCAGGGGCGGGTCTGCTGAATGCACTGGAGATCAACGGGAAAAATATCGGCGAAGTGCAAGTTGTTTTCAACGGCGCCGGTGCGGCGGGAATCTCATGTGCCCGTCTCTTTGTGCAGATGGGTGTGAAGAAGGAGAACCTACTGATGTGCGACAGCAAGGGGGTCATCTACAACGGGCGCCCTGGTACACTCAACCCAGAGAAGGAGGAGTTCGCCGCCTATACCGACACGCGTACCCTCTCGGACGCCATGAAGGGCGCCGATGTATTCATCGGCGTGTCGGTGAAGGATGCAGTCAGTCCCGAGATGGTGAAGTCCATGAACCGCGACCCGGTTATCTTCGCCATGGCCAACCCCGATCCGGAGATCACCTATGATCTGGCAGTGGAGACCCGTTCCGATGTCATTATGGCCACCGGACGCAGCGACTATCCCAACCAGATCAACAATGTACTTGGATTCCCCTTTATCTTCAGAGGGGCCCTGGATGTTCGGGCAACCAACATCACAGAAGGAATGAAGATCGTCGCGGCCAAAGCGCTGGCTGACCTGGCCAGGGAACCTGTTCCTGACGTAGTCAAGAAGGCCTACAATAATACCGATTTCAGCTTCGGACCGAAATACATCGTCCCGAAGCCATTTGATCCCCGTGTTATCGAGTGGGAAGCGTATGCGGTTGCCAGGCAAGCAGTCAAGGAAGGCGTGGCACGGACACCAATAAGTGACTGGGATGCCTATGTGAAGCATCTGCGAAAACGGATGGAGAAGTACTGGGAATAAATCAGGCCTGAATTCCAGATAGAATAAGGCGCTGGACGAAATTTGTACAGCATCGAGCCGGCGCCGTTTCCCAGGAACAAGCAGGTGCGGGAACGATTGCTACTACTGTTGTCGCGCGAGTATCTCCTCGGCGATGATTACTTCAATATTCTTGCGGTTGAGTTCTTCTACGAAATCCCGTTTTACCTTCGCATCGGTGATCAGCATACTGATTGAATTGATTGGTGCGGTGACGAAGTTGGACACCACGCCCATCTTGGTGTGATCGGCGGCGACAATGACCGGGCCCTGTGTCCGCTCGATCATGAGCCGGCCGATCTCGGCTTCCTGATGTATCGGTGTAGTCAAACCATACTGAATACTCAGGCCGTCGATACCTATGATCGCCTTGCTGCCGCTTACCTGCTGCAGCATCATCTGGGCGAATCCACCGATGAGTGAATTGGACTGGGGACGGAACAGCCCGCCGGTAAGGATGAGTTCGATATCGGGATTCTTCACATCCATAACGGCGCTGGCGCTGCTGGTAATCACCCTGATGTTTTTCCCTGTGATGTTCCGCAGAACCTGTGAGATTGTCGATCCGGTGTTGATCAAGACTGTATCGCCTTTTTCGATGAACAGGTTTACCGCTTTGCCGATAGCTTCCTTCTCTTCACGGTTGGTCTGGTATTTTTCAGTATAGAGCGGCTCTATACTGATACGATGACGAAGTATTGCTCCGCCGTGGGTACGGTCGAGGATCCCCTGTTTCTCCAGTAGATCAAGGTCCCGGCGAATGGTTAGCTCGGTCACATTGAAGAGTTTACTCAATTCGGCCACCCGTATGATTCCGTTCTCTTGGATCATCTTCTGAATCCGATGCTGACGATCAACGGGAATGATGTTTTCAGTCATAGTGCGCTCCACAATAAGAATAACTGAATTGTAGAAGCAGAATCGATGGTTGTCAATCAAACCTGAGTGTTTATGTGCATATTAGTATTAAAATAGTGATTATATTTTATCAGAAAAGAATGTTTCTTGACAGTCAGAACGTCGGCCATTACAATATTTGGGAATGATCTTACAAGGAGAGTAACACTATGGCTGGTAAAAAATACATTGGTGCGATCGATCAGGGAACCACCAGCACCCGGTTCATTCTCTTCGATCACGGTGGACAGATAATCGCTTCCCATCAGATGGAGCACAAACAGTATTTCCCTCAGGCCGGGTGGGTCGAGCACGATGCAATGGAAGTCTGGGACAACACGCAGAAGGTGATACGGAATACTCTTCAGCAGGCTGGGGCCGCAGCAGAGGAGATCGCCTCAATCGGGATTACCAACCAGCGGGAGACAACTTTAGTGTGGGATCGGGAGACCGGCCGGCCGTATTACAAGGCCATCGTGTGGCAGGACACAAGGACCTCATCCATAATCGCGAAACTGGCAACGAAAGGGGACAAGAACTGTTTCCGGGAAAAGGTAGGGTTGCCACTGGCAACCTACTTTTCCGGCCCGAAACTGAAGTGGATCATGGAAAACGTACCGGAAGCGGCCGAAGCGGCCCGGACCGGTAAGGCCCTGTTCGGCACCATGGACACTTGGGTTGTATGGTGGCTTACTGGCGGACCGAACGGGGGCGCCCACGTGACTGATGTTACCAACGCCAGTCGTACCATGCTTATGAATATCAATTCGCTTGAGTGGGACGAAGAGATGCTGCAGGTGATGGGGATACCTCCTTCCATACTGCCGGAGATTCGGCCCTCCAGCGATCCCTGCCTGTACGGCTTCACCCTGGAGGACGGACCTCTGTGCGGCAGGATCCCGGTAGCCGGCATTCTGGGAGATCAGCAGGCGGCGCTGTTCGGTCAGACCTGTTTCAGCCCCGGAGAGGCGAAGAGTACCTATGGGACCGGAGGGTTCCTGCTGTTGAACACCGGTACCGAGGCGGTACAGTCGAAGCACGGACTGCTGACTACGTTGGGATACAAGATCGGAGATCAGCCGGCGGTGTATGCCCTGGAGGGATCGATCGCCGTGGCGGGGTCCCTGGTGCAGTGGTTCCGCGATAATCTCCAGATGATAAAAGAGGCTCCAGAGATCAATACCCTTGCCGGGCAGGTGGAGGACAACGGTGGAATCTACATAGTGCCGGCCTTTTCCGGACTCTTCGCGCCCTACTGGAACAGCAACGCCCGGGGAGTGATTGCCGGGCTGACCCATTACGTGACCAGGTCGCACCTAGCGCGGGCGGTCCTTGAGGCAACCGGATACCAGGTGGCCGAGCTCATAGAATCGATGGAGAAGGACTCCGGCGTGAAGCTGTCCGAACTGAAGGTGGACGGCGGTATGGTGGCCAGCGAGCTGCTGATGCAGTTTCAGGCGGATATCCTCAATGTCAGAGTTATACGGCCCGAAGTGATCGAGACGACTGCCCTCGGCTCCGCTTATGCCGCCGGTCTGGCAGTCGGTTTCTGGACCAGCCAGGAGGACCTTCGGTGTAACTGGAAGGTGGGTAAGACCTGGGACCCGCAGATGCAGGACAAAAAACGCACAACACTGATGAAGGGCTGGAAGAAGGCAGTACAGCGAACTATGGAATGGGTTGAATAAATAATAGAAAAAGTGATCGAGGAGTTCAAGGCGATGTAGACTCGTAAATTATTTTCCATAAACCTGCGTAAAAAATATCAGAAACAGTTAAACAATCTCGCAATAGACTTTTATATTTAAGTAGTGTTCAGAACCGTGGGGATAGAGTTACGATAAACCTTTGAATATCCAGGAATTATATTCAAATCTATTGTCCTGTCGGGATTTTATCCAATTTCCCGGTATTTTAGGGGACTGAAGATTATCCATCCCCACGGTTCGGGACACTACAAAAACATTTTGAAGCTTTCGTAACTGCCGCATAACTCGTCTTTCTGTTTGATTATCAAGAATGCAGTCTTCAGTTTGACTGGGGCCTTCCGCCAGGTGATGAGGTCAATGATTTCGTACTGATGTTTTTAAACTCGTCCTGAATCGGGCTGTTCCTCTCGTTGGAGGGCAGCAGGCTGTGCAGCTCCTTTGATAATGCGTCATCGGATTCTGATAGCGCATTGAGTACTATCCCGTTTCCCAGCATCGCTGATCAGGAGGATCGACTGATGCTGACTCAGGCGTCGGTAAATGTCTTTAAGATCGTTGATATTCATTCTTCGATATCCCATGTGTACTCCCGCTCATTTTCTTGACAACGGGAATTGTACGTGAATACCGAAAAAAAGGTGGGGAATTGTGATTACTCTAAGGCCTGTTTTAATGAGGAATTTAGATTACCCGCGACAGGCTATGACTGCGCAATTGCATGGAAAGGAAATATTTTTTCTGAAGGACTGCCGGATTATCGGCATTCAGGAGCCGGTACAATCTTCGGCATATATGAGTGAAGTTTGTGAAGCAGGTCTTCCGATACCATTCTCCGCTTGTAGGAGAGGTAGTATGTTGCGAGAATTTCCGGGAGATTATACCTTAATTCGGTGCAATACCCGCGGCCGCCAGCGTTTATTTGTCGGCGCCCCAGATAGGGACACCCTCCCATACACTGGGGCAGAACCTTGCACTCAAGACAACGGGGAAAATTGAAAGCGCTCCATGTGTCCCACTCCTCAAGGTTTCTCTTCATTCTCCGGGATCGTTCCTTCCCCGGAAGAAGGCCGATAGCATTTTCCGGCTGGGTCACATCATTCCAGCATCTGCACAGCAGTCCGTCCGGACGAATCACCCAGGACGCGGTGCTGTCTGCAAGACATACATGACTCCTGGAGACGGGGAGGCTCAGCCCCCCGTACCCGCGGTTGACTGCTTCCAGCAAGAGACGGGCCTCAATTTTCGACCAGTCCTGTCCGTGAATACAGTATTCCGCCACATCTTTACACAGATTCGTATAGGGGATCACCGGGGAAAAATATGCCCGGACACGCCCGCGGAGTCCTGCAGCATCCAGCTGATCAAAAAGTTCCATGATGCCGAGGACATTTTCATGATCAATATTTATCCGGATTACGATATGCAGCCGCTTATCCGCCAGCACTATGTTTTCAAGGATTCTGTCAAAGGTCTCCTGACCACCAGATACGGGCCTCCTCAGATTATGGCTGGTCCGCGGACCGTCCAGCGTAATCTGGACATCCTCCACCCCGAGATCCGCCAGAGAGGCACTGATTTCAGGAGTTAACAGGTACCCGTTGGTAATGATCGAGGAGGTATATCTCAGACTCCCGGATGCGATATCAAGGAATTTCTGCGAAAGATTCTCGATGACGGAAAAGGCGAGAAGCGGTTCTCCTCCGAACCAGGTAACCGAAAGAGAAGAGACGGAAGGTTCCTGTTCTCGGATAAACCGTAGAATTCTATCCTCCACAGAGGCCGACATTATTCCCGGAGGATGGTGCTGGTAACAGTAGAGGCATCTGAAATTGCAGTTAAGAGTTGGACAGACTGTCAGTCCGAGGAATCCGTTCTGGTACCTGCGTGCCGCCTCATAGCGCTGCCTCATGAAGGCGACCTCATCCAGCTCTTCTGGTACAAGAACCGCGTGTTTCTGAAATAATTTATGCAGCTTAAAGCTTTTTGCGGACAGCCGCCGGTTCGGGGTCCTGCAGCAGACGGGAAACGGCAGCACGAAAGGCATTCGGCACTTCCATAAGACGGCCGCTCAATCCTGCATAGACCAGGAGGATCCCCGCCTCCTGGAGATCAACAGTGGTCAGGTATCTCGAGACTTTCCATCGGGCCGGGGTATGTATGTTGGAACTGTTCCCTTGAGGCATGCGGACCGGAGAAGACCGAATGATTAATCCGGGCGGTGCTCGGTGTCCCGATTTCTGTTCAGCACGGAGAGATCAAGCCCGTTATTACAGACAAAACGGTGGACGGCGACAGCAAGTTCCGTGTAGTCGGCCTCATGAAAGTGGGTAATAAGATCTTGAACAAACGGATGATTCCAGTTTGCTTCAAGATCCGTGATGCAGTCCACGATCCCCTTCTGTTTGGTGCACTTGTTCTCGCCGCAGCCGTGTTTGTCGCAGGTATTCTCCTCGCATCTATAGATGCCGCAGCTCTGGTTTCCGCAGGAATTCCAGTCGCAGGAGTTGTTGGGGCATTTGGGATGGGTCATATCCTGATCACCACAGGTGTTGCTGCCGCAGGTAAACTCATCCAGGCCGAAGCTGAAATCGCCGAAACCGACGGAGGAGAAGAAGGGCAGATCGCTTCCTCCGATAAGGTCGGGATCAAGGATTATGCCGGCGGCGGGGCCGGTTATCAGGACTTCTTTAAAACTGGCGGGATGATTCTCCCGCAGGCCTGATCGGGTGATGAAATCCCGGGTACTCTTTAGCCAGCCCTCGGGGAGAGGATCCTGCATGCCTTCCGGAGAGAGGGCTATCAGGGGCTGAAGGGCCCGAAAATCCCGGCGAATGAAGGAACAGGCGAGTTTCAGCGCCCGGCCGAGGGATCGCCACCGGTGGCGGATTACCGACAGCAGAGAGAGGGATTTCAGGTGAAGTGTGCTTCCGGGGCCGTTCTGATTACTGTTTTTCTTCATTTCTTTCCTCCAATAGATTTTATTTGCCTGAAGGAGTAATGAATATGCTGCGGATGTTACTTTAAAATCTCCACCTGAATATTCAACCCGATCCCGGATATTGTCAAGAGAAAGCGGCCTTTCACGGCGATTAATTATATGTCCATGGAATCGAAATCCGCGGTTGTACAGTACGGGAGAAAGTTACAGGAGAGGAAATAGTAATTACCTACGGAAAAAAGAAGGAAAATGTCACTGTAGTAATTCCTTATTCCTCTTATTAAAAACGGAATCAAATTTAATGTGACATCATGATAACTGGTGAAACGAGATTATGCATCCAATCAAGCAAAACTGAATACCAGCATAGAAAATGGAATCACTATTCTTTTTAAGAAAAGACAAACAATACCATTGTATTCCTCACCGTTATGGTGCTTCCATACCGGAAAACATGTGAGTTTATAAGAGAAAATTCACCCCACCGAAATGGTAAACTATCTTATTGAATTGCCCTGCATTGCTTCAGAATTAATTCGATTTTGACTATTGTTGTAAACGGGTCTGTTTTCCTTTTTCCAGGAACGCATCCTTGAGCATCCCCATTATTTTCTGCGTCAGCGACCTATGAATGATTCCGTTCACCTTTAACAGGTGATCGGGATTCAGTCCTTCGCGGTCTTCGCTTGTTCTGAATACAAAAACATGTATTGTGTCGTTTGCAAGCACCCGTTTCAAACAGAGGACCGCGTCAGTCTTGATAAGGATTCCTTTCAGGTTCATTTGTATTTCGTATATCTTTTCATGCATGGGGAATTCTGTTCTGTCGCCGGGAAAGATACACGAAAAATGACTGATGCTTATATCACGAAGAATACAGCGGTATTCTCTCCCGCGATATACGAAATTCGCTTTGTACGAGTCACCGCACATAGCACGTAAAAACCGCCGCTGCCCCTTTGCCTGGTTCGCACACAGAACGTTCATAAACCGGTACAGATTTTTCGACTTCTGAAAGTCCATAGAAATGCATCCGCAGATAATACCGATTTTATACAGATAAAGCCATTCCCGTTTACGGATTTCTTCCTGGGTAATACGTTTCTGATATATTACACCGATCATGGCCCGTTCGCCGTATGTGTTTTGCAGATTTTCTATGAACGCAGGCCATTCTATTCCCTGAACAGGACGGTCAATGTTGAAAAAGAGAATAACCCGTGGAAACAACGAAAGAATAGTATGGATCTTCGACTCAAGTGGGCAATACGGATCGTCATGTATAAAATACGTTTCGTATCCTTTGAGAAAAAAGCTATTGAGAAATTCTTCAGGAAAAAGCGATAAATCCGGTACTACAAAGAAGGTCTTGATACCTAACACCAATTCTCGTTTTTCGTTACTCATACATTTTCCTTGACATATACATAACTTAGAATACTAATGAAAATTTATAACTTGAGTTTTAATTATAAAGACACTCTGGTATATTTCAAGGAAAAATTTCGTCAATTAATGATATTTTAGTTTTATCTCCAGAAGATAAGTAACGATGAACAAAGGAATGCTGTTTTTGTAATTATGACTGCCCCTGGCTGCCTTTGGATTCAAATGGATTGTCCGATTTCAAAATGTTTATGGAGAAGCCATAGTTGTCTTTGGCTCATCGCGCGAAGGCAAGGACGATACCGCTCTGATATATCCTAAAGACGCCATACTGTTCGATTCGAATGGTATGTTCCAAGCAGCCGGAATACACTGCTTTTGAAGCCCATTACTATATTCGGGAAGGTCTCGGGAAGTGAGAAATGAAATATATCCGACAGAATTATTAATGAGAAAATGATAAACCCTGATCCTACATAGGGCAATGTTCAGGGATTTGATAGTCGTGCCCGTGATACAGCGTATTGAGCTGAACTGAATGTTGTTCGTCCGGAAAGCACTGATCTCTCTGCTCATAACACCCGAATGTAATTCTCAAAATGTGGATTTACCTGGGTGTACGTACCGCCCTGAACGGATATCAGTCTGTTGTAGGCCGAGTACTCCACTCCGTAGGAGTGGAGCCCTATTCCTGTTGACAACTGCACTGGCTTTCAGGTAAATACTATCCTGTCAATAATTATCCTTTCACCGATCCCATGAGCAGCCCTTTTATGATCATCTTTAAAAGAAACATGTAAATCAGTACCACTGGAAGTGTAGAAATGACTGCTCCGGCACATATCTGGTTCCACGCGGCGACAGTTGTGCCTTTCAAGTTTGCAACTGCTACCGTGACGGGCTGGGAGTGAACCCCCTGAGAAAGTGTTAAGCCATAGAGAAATTCGTTCCAGATATTGGTGAACTGGAAAATCATGACCACAGAAAAACCGGGAATTGAGAGAGGCAGAAAGATGAATCGGTAGATTTTTGGAACATCACAGCCGTCCACGACGGCGCTGTCAATAATCTCATCCGGAATGCTATCATAGTAGTTCTTGAAAAGCATCGTGGTGATGGGAACACCATAGGCCGTGTGGGTAAGAACCAGAGAGGTAATCGTATTGTAAAGACCAGCTCTCCCCATGAAAAGTACGAGGGGAATGAGAATGGATTGGGGGGCGATATAAAATCCTATTATAATGGTGATAAAAAGGGCGTTGGAGCCTTTGAATTTGAACTTGCTGAAAATATAACCCGTAATCGAACCGACGAAGGACGAGATGAGTGTGGCCAGTACGGTCATAATGATACTGTTCCGGAGGGAGGGTTTCAGGCGCTCAAAGGCCTGC from Marispirochaeta sp. carries:
- a CDS encoding malic enzyme-like NAD(P)-binding protein is translated as MDLKKESLKYHSIGQPGKIAIVTTKPCQTAADLSLAYTPGVAQPVLEIAKNPDDAFRYTNRANLVAVVSNGTAILGLGNRGALASKPVMEGKGVLFKRFADVDVFDIEIDTENPDKIIEVVKLLEPTFGGINLEDIKAPDCFRIENELKKITSIPIFHDDQHGTAIISGAGLLNALEINGKNIGEVQVVFNGAGAAGISCARLFVQMGVKKENLLMCDSKGVIYNGRPGTLNPEKEEFAAYTDTRTLSDAMKGADVFIGVSVKDAVSPEMVKSMNRDPVIFAMANPDPEITYDLAVETRSDVIMATGRSDYPNQINNVLGFPFIFRGALDVRATNITEGMKIVAAKALADLAREPVPDVVKKAYNNTDFSFGPKYIVPKPFDPRVIEWEAYAVARQAVKEGVARTPISDWDAYVKHLRKRMEKYWE
- a CDS encoding DeoR/GlpR family DNA-binding transcription regulator; protein product: MTENIIPVDRQHRIQKMIQENGIIRVAELSKLFNVTELTIRRDLDLLEKQGILDRTHGGAILRHRISIEPLYTEKYQTNREEKEAIGKAVNLFIEKGDTVLINTGSTISQVLRNITGKNIRVITSSASAVMDVKNPDIELILTGGLFRPQSNSLIGGFAQMMLQQVSGSKAIIGIDGLSIQYGLTTPIHQEAEIGRLMIERTQGPVIVAADHTKMGVVSNFVTAPINSISMLITDAKVKRDFVEELNRKNIEVIIAEEILARQQ
- the glpK gene encoding glycerol kinase GlpK, producing MAGKKYIGAIDQGTTSTRFILFDHGGQIIASHQMEHKQYFPQAGWVEHDAMEVWDNTQKVIRNTLQQAGAAAEEIASIGITNQRETTLVWDRETGRPYYKAIVWQDTRTSSIIAKLATKGDKNCFREKVGLPLATYFSGPKLKWIMENVPEAAEAARTGKALFGTMDTWVVWWLTGGPNGGAHVTDVTNASRTMLMNINSLEWDEEMLQVMGIPPSILPEIRPSSDPCLYGFTLEDGPLCGRIPVAGILGDQQAALFGQTCFSPGEAKSTYGTGGFLLLNTGTEAVQSKHGLLTTLGYKIGDQPAVYALEGSIAVAGSLVQWFRDNLQMIKEAPEINTLAGQVEDNGGIYIVPAFSGLFAPYWNSNARGVIAGLTHYVTRSHLARAVLEATGYQVAELIESMEKDSGVKLSELKVDGGMVASELLMQFQADILNVRVIRPEVIETTALGSAYAAGLAVGFWTSQEDLRCNWKVGKTWDPQMQDKKRTTLMKGWKKAVQRTMEWVE
- a CDS encoding radical SAM protein codes for the protein MRQRYEAARRYQNGFLGLTVCPTLNCNFRCLYCYQHHPPGIMSASVEDRILRFIREQEPSVSSLSVTWFGGEPLLAFSVIENLSQKFLDIASGSLRYTSSIITNGYLLTPEISASLADLGVEDVQITLDGPRTSHNLRRPVSGGQETFDRILENIVLADKRLHIVIRINIDHENVLGIMELFDQLDAAGLRGRVRAYFSPVIPYTNLCKDVAEYCIHGQDWSKIEARLLLEAVNRGYGGLSLPVSRSHVCLADSTASWVIRPDGLLCRCWNDVTQPENAIGLLPGKERSRRMKRNLEEWDTWSAFNFPRCLECKVLPQCMGGCPYLGRRQINAGGRGYCTELRYNLPEILATYYLSYKRRMVSEDLLHKLHSYMPKIVPAPECR
- a CDS encoding carbohydrate ABC transporter permease, yielding MSTRKRHFRWVYIPLLILVIVYVLPIYSLVNTSFKPTQEIKYGPVRLPADPTIESYKQAFERLKPSLRNSIIMTVLATLISSFVGSITGYIFSKFKFKGSNALFITIIIGFYIAPQSILIPLVLFMGRAGLYNTITSLVLTHTAYGVPITTMLFKNYYDSIPDEIIDSAVVDGCDVPKIYRFIFLPLSIPGFSVVMIFQFTNIWNEFLYGLTLSQGVHSQPVTVAVANLKGTTVAAWNQICAGAVISTLPVVLIYMFLLKMIIKGLLMGSVKG